A genomic stretch from Polyangium spumosum includes:
- a CDS encoding c-type cytochrome yields MSKHANRNHWLLGAAVFAASAIAVQADATPSNDDLFRQFFDAGVRYTQALDFPNRIGDLGDPVNGQARFGIAADGVSSDDSQALFEGESSIAGTVVSNGRTCFTCHRPENRLGLPPLPLTSTIPLDDVLFTGLESDIGDEPLGLVNFNELGLLFHRANRFNPLLPPGDPFLKVFFWRKSQPLINIVFTFGALNDGRMRELTEAVRGAIFTHTQNTDLRFDDLAPIQDLRDMSAFMESQIDPPELAALLDPDDPLHDTLLDDPFYTVNATTPAEKRGQKLFAKHCMSCHNMPNVFSNRDHVDGNPLSFPPHYGHVMDIGVSQRNKHDLEFRDFDSVTGQRVPVVLKLVKVDGTIVEHTVVDDIGVAAATARYEDLHRFKVPQLRGIRHVAPYFHDNSADTLEEVVDYFTSPWYNHSADGKKKQIHLNTKQKADLVAFLKIL; encoded by the coding sequence CTTCCGGCAGTTCTTCGACGCCGGGGTGCGTTATACCCAGGCGCTCGATTTCCCGAACCGCATCGGCGACCTCGGTGATCCGGTGAACGGGCAGGCCAGATTCGGCATTGCCGCCGACGGCGTCTCCTCCGACGACTCGCAAGCGCTCTTCGAGGGCGAATCGAGCATCGCCGGCACGGTCGTGAGCAACGGGCGGACCTGCTTCACGTGCCACCGCCCGGAGAACCGCCTCGGCCTGCCGCCCCTGCCCCTCACGAGCACCATTCCGCTCGACGACGTGCTCTTCACCGGCCTCGAATCGGACATCGGCGACGAGCCGCTCGGCCTGGTCAATTTCAACGAGCTCGGGCTCTTGTTTCACCGCGCCAACCGGTTCAACCCGCTCTTGCCGCCGGGCGACCCCTTCCTCAAGGTCTTCTTCTGGCGCAAGAGCCAGCCGCTCATTAACATCGTCTTCACGTTCGGCGCGCTGAACGACGGCCGGATGCGCGAGCTCACGGAGGCCGTCCGCGGCGCGATCTTCACGCACACGCAGAACACGGACCTGCGCTTCGACGACCTCGCTCCCATCCAGGATCTCCGCGACATGAGCGCGTTCATGGAGTCGCAGATCGACCCGCCGGAGCTCGCCGCGCTGCTCGATCCCGACGACCCGCTGCACGACACGCTCCTCGACGATCCCTTCTACACGGTGAACGCCACGACGCCGGCCGAGAAGCGCGGGCAAAAGCTGTTCGCGAAGCACTGCATGTCGTGCCACAACATGCCGAACGTCTTCAGCAACCGGGATCACGTCGACGGCAATCCGCTCAGCTTCCCGCCCCATTACGGGCACGTCATGGATATCGGCGTCTCGCAGCGGAACAAGCACGACCTGGAGTTCCGCGATTTCGATAGCGTGACGGGCCAGCGCGTCCCGGTGGTGCTGAAGCTCGTGAAGGTGGACGGGACCATCGTCGAGCACACCGTCGTCGACGACATCGGCGTCGCCGCGGCCACCGCGCGTTACGAGGATCTGCACCGTTTCAAGGTGCCGCAGCTCCGCGGCATCCGGCACGTCGCGCCGTATTTCCACGACAACTCCGCCGACACGCTCGAGGAGGTCGTCGATTACTTCACGAGCCCCTGGTACAACCATTCGGCCGACGGCAAGAAGAAGCAGATCCACCTGAACACGAAGCAGAAGGCGGACCTCGTCGCGTTCCTGAAGATCCTCTGA